A genome region from Sphingobacteriaceae bacterium GW460-11-11-14-LB5 includes the following:
- a CDS encoding SusC/RagA family TonB-linked outer membrane protein, with translation MSIVGTQVFAQSRTIIGVVTDGQKQTIPGVTIQVKGSKIITQTDEEGRYRIQALPADQLVFNYVGYQAETVSVGAKTTINITLKPSSIGLSDVVVIGYGSANRNDLSTSIASVKMSDFEKAPVKSFEEALAGRVAGVQVAGSDGQPGAVSNIVIRGAGSITQDNSPLYVIDGFPMDNANNNSINPDDIESIDVLKDAAATAIYGSRGANGVIQIVTKRGKTGKPVVAYNGYYGLQENTKRIAVMDPYNFVKLANELDPVGTAQGYFIEGRTLESYQGLQGTDYQDQLFKIAPYQNHSLSLRGGADQTKYSLSTNYQDQEGIIINSGFSRIQSRFTLDHNVSKKVKAGINVNYSYTQSYGGPIGSSNFSASINTLYSIWGYRPITGSLLPIDDQLYDPGLPAVNVYSDYRANPILDLKNRINNNKSNNLDANAYVEYEIIKGLKLKSTGGISIANARVNAFYGSNTALGGPYTAQKVNGSIYNNTGSTWLNENTLTYAKKINNAHNLNAVIGFSNQFAKTGSAGFSATNVPNESLGLDALDLSTSIVARSVNSTWGMQSFFTRVSYDYKSTYLFTASYRADGSSRFAPGEKWGYFPAVSAAWKIKNESFLKDAKILSDAKIRTSYGETGNNRVSDFAYLSQLAFPLNQSYSFNNNPPELSAMIGTFGNEGLKWETSRQTNIGIDLGFLKQRMLLTADIYRKKTSDLLLNAQLPYTTGASNAFKNVGAMQNDGLELTLNTVNIQNKNFRWTTNFNISFNKNKVVSLAENQQYLATTVGFDTRYSNIPPYISVLGQSVGQLYGHIFDGIYQYSDFDKMPNGAYALKSNIPTNSNARANIKPGDIKFKDINGDGVVNEQDRTIIGRGLPLHVGGFSNNFTYKNFDLNVFFQWSYGNNLINANRLMFEGSTSNNPFLNQFATYIDRWSPTNPSNTYYRAGGGINTYSSNVVEDGSYLRLKTVSLGYNFSKKLLDKIKLSSLRVYASAQNLFTMTNYSGPDPEVSTRNSVLTPGFDFSAYPRPRTIVFGLNTSF, from the coding sequence ATGTCAATAGTCGGTACCCAGGTTTTTGCGCAGAGCAGAACCATTATAGGGGTAGTTACTGATGGGCAGAAGCAAACGATACCTGGGGTAACTATCCAGGTAAAAGGTTCTAAAATCATTACGCAGACAGATGAAGAGGGAAGGTACAGAATCCAGGCATTGCCTGCCGATCAGTTGGTGTTCAATTATGTTGGCTACCAAGCTGAAACGGTGAGTGTAGGTGCCAAAACAACTATCAATATAACCTTAAAACCATCATCAATAGGCCTAAGTGATGTTGTTGTAATCGGTTATGGATCGGCAAACAGAAACGACCTGTCAACTTCAATTGCTTCAGTGAAAATGAGTGATTTTGAAAAAGCCCCGGTTAAATCATTCGAAGAAGCCCTGGCAGGACGTGTTGCAGGGGTTCAGGTAGCTGGCAGCGATGGACAGCCAGGGGCGGTATCAAATATTGTAATCCGTGGAGCGGGGTCAATTACGCAGGATAACTCGCCACTTTATGTTATCGATGGTTTTCCGATGGACAATGCCAATAACAATTCTATAAATCCCGATGATATTGAAAGTATCGATGTATTGAAAGATGCTGCGGCAACCGCTATTTATGGGTCAAGAGGAGCGAATGGTGTAATTCAGATTGTAACCAAAAGAGGGAAAACAGGCAAGCCTGTTGTAGCCTATAACGGCTATTATGGTTTACAGGAAAATACAAAGAGAATTGCCGTAATGGATCCTTATAATTTTGTTAAACTGGCCAATGAACTGGACCCTGTAGGTACTGCTCAGGGGTATTTTATTGAGGGAAGAACACTGGAATCGTACCAGGGTTTACAGGGAACAGATTACCAGGACCAACTGTTTAAAATTGCACCTTATCAAAACCACTCTTTATCTTTAAGAGGTGGTGCAGATCAGACTAAATATTCATTATCAACCAACTATCAGGATCAGGAAGGCATCATCATTAATTCAGGGTTTAGCCGCATACAAAGTAGATTTACGCTTGATCATAACGTTAGTAAAAAAGTTAAAGCGGGCATAAATGTTAATTACAGTTATACCCAATCGTATGGTGGGCCTATCGGGTCATCTAATTTCTCAGCATCAATTAATACACTCTATTCTATATGGGGTTACCGGCCGATAACAGGAAGTTTATTGCCGATTGATGATCAGCTGTATGATCCCGGACTTCCCGCAGTAAATGTATATTCCGATTACAGGGCTAATCCGATTCTTGATTTAAAAAACCGCATCAATAACAACAAATCAAATAACCTTGATGCAAACGCTTATGTAGAATATGAGATAATAAAAGGATTAAAATTAAAATCTACCGGTGGCATTTCAATTGCCAATGCAAGGGTGAATGCCTTTTATGGTTCGAATACTGCTTTAGGGGGTCCTTATACTGCACAGAAAGTTAACGGTTCTATTTACAATAACACAGGTTCTACCTGGTTAAATGAAAATACGCTTACTTATGCGAAAAAAATTAATAATGCGCATAACTTAAATGCAGTAATTGGTTTCAGTAATCAATTTGCCAAAACCGGATCGGCTGGTTTTAGTGCCACCAATGTGCCGAATGAATCGCTTGGACTTGATGCATTAGACCTATCAACCTCAATTGTAGCAAGATCGGTAAATTCTACCTGGGGCATGCAGTCATTTTTTACCCGCGTTAGTTATGATTACAAATCAACTTACCTGTTTACCGCTTCTTATCGTGCAGATGGTTCATCCAGATTTGCTCCTGGTGAGAAATGGGGATATTTCCCGGCGGTATCGGCAGCCTGGAAAATAAAAAATGAAAGTTTCCTTAAGGATGCTAAAATTCTTTCTGATGCGAAGATCAGAACAAGTTATGGAGAAACCGGTAATAACCGTGTATCAGACTTTGCATACTTATCTCAACTTGCATTTCCTTTAAACCAAAGTTATTCTTTTAACAATAACCCGCCAGAGTTAAGTGCCATGATCGGAACTTTTGGAAACGAAGGTTTGAAATGGGAAACTTCCAGGCAAACCAATATCGGAATAGATCTAGGCTTTTTAAAACAACGCATGCTTCTTACGGCAGATATTTACCGTAAAAAAACCAGTGATTTATTGTTGAATGCCCAATTACCTTATACAACGGGTGCCAGTAATGCTTTCAAGAATGTTGGTGCCATGCAAAATGACGGTTTAGAGCTTACCCTGAATACGGTAAATATTCAGAACAAAAATTTCCGGTGGACGACCAACTTCAATATTAGCTTTAACAAGAATAAAGTAGTTTCTTTAGCCGAAAATCAACAATATCTGGCTACAACAGTTGGTTTTGATACCAGATACTCAAACATCCCTCCTTACATATCGGTACTTGGACAGTCTGTAGGACAGCTATACGGACACATATTTGATGGTATTTACCAGTACAGCGATTTCGATAAAATGCCTAATGGCGCATATGCTTTAAAATCAAATATCCCAACAAACAGCAATGCCCGTGCAAACATTAAACCAGGTGATATCAAATTTAAAGACATCAACGGGGATGGCGTCGTGAATGAGCAGGACAGAACAATTATCGGTCGTGGCCTTCCATTACATGTAGGTGGTTTTTCTAACAATTTTACCTATAAAAATTTCGATTTAAATGTATTCTTCCAATGGTCGTACGGTAATAATTTAATTAATGCCAATAGATTAATGTTTGAAGGATCTACATCCAATAATCCATTCCTTAATCAATTTGCAACTTATATCGATAGATGGTCGCCTACCAATCCGAGCAATACCTATTATAGGGCTGGAGGTGGTATAAACACCTATTCATCCAACGTAGTTGAAGATGGTTCTTACCTCAGGTTGAAAACGGTATCACTGGGCTACAATTTTTCGAAGAAACTATTGGATAAAATAAAGCTATCGAGTTTAAGGGTGTATGCCAGTGCTCAAAACTTGTTTACCATGACCAATTATTCAGGTCCTGATCCTGAAGTTTCGACCCGGAATTCAGTGCTGACCCCTGGATTTGATTTTTCAGCATATCCTCGTCCCAGAACAATTGTATTTGGATTAAACACTTCATTTTAA
- a CDS encoding transposase, translating into MSRKYKFYNKEGLYFVSFATVYWIDIFVRRLYCDIVVDSLIYCKKNLGLEIYCWCIMPSHIHLIFSAKNHNPDILLGRIKEYTSKEIVKAIIENSQESRKEWLLWMFKRAGAKSSKVKGYQFWQHNNKPIELWSTSVIEQKADYLHDNPVVGGFVNEAWHWKYSSAIDYSGGKGLIDLDEL; encoded by the coding sequence ATGAGCCGTAAATATAAATTTTACAATAAGGAAGGATTATATTTTGTAAGTTTTGCAACAGTATATTGGATAGATATATTTGTGCGGCGTTTATATTGCGATATTGTCGTTGATAGCTTAATTTACTGCAAGAAAAACCTAGGTTTAGAAATTTATTGCTGGTGCATTATGCCAAGTCACATACATTTAATTTTTAGTGCAAAAAATCATAATCCAGATATTCTGCTAGGACGGATTAAAGAATATACTTCCAAAGAAATTGTAAAAGCAATTATAGAGAACAGCCAGGAAAGTAGAAAAGAATGGCTGCTATGGATGTTTAAGCGGGCAGGCGCAAAAAGCAGTAAGGTTAAAGGATATCAATTTTGGCAGCATAATAATAAACCAATAGAATTGTGGAGTACCTCGGTTATTGAGCAAAAGGCAGATTATTTGCATGACAATCCTGTTGTTGGTGGTTTTGTTAACGAGGCCTGGCATTGGAAATATAGCAGTGCAATAGATTATAGCGGAGGCAAAGGATTAATAGATTTAGATGAACTGTAA